From the Erythrolamprus reginae isolate rEryReg1 chromosome Z, rEryReg1.hap1, whole genome shotgun sequence genome, one window contains:
- the LOC139153207 gene encoding olfactory receptor 14A16-like, whose protein sequence is MIERTRTGNQSSVREFLLMGFSNDHVTQRLHFVIFLFIYLVAMAGNFLIIIAVILNHQLHTPMYFFLVNLSLTDICYITTTVPKSMAVSLTDNKIITFPGCIAQVFLVITSACSEIFLLTIMAYDRYIAICHPLQYSLMLNWDVCNQMTVTSWVSSLLYSSLQTVITFQLNFCGPNTIGQFFCDIPQLQKISCTDIKVNQILILIFGLIVGSFSVGFIFSSYGYIISNVLKIPSVEGRYKAFSTCSPHLTVFSLFMSTAFFSYLRPKSLSFPIIDLLSAVAYSVLPPILNPIIYCLRNKDIQAAVWKIASKIK, encoded by the coding sequence ATGATTGAAAGAACTAGAACTGGCAACCAATCTTCTGTGAGAGAATTCCTTCTAATGGGATTTTCTAATGATCATGTAACTCAACGTCTGCATTTTgtcatatttctattcatttatttagtagcCATGGCCGGAAATTTTCTTATAATTATTGCTGTTATTCTAAACCATCAACTTCACACCCCCatgtatttctttttggtcaACCTGTCCCTAACTGATATATGTTATATCACAACCACAGTCCCCAAATCCATGGCAGTTTCACTGACTGATAACAAAATAATTACTTTTCCTGGATGTATTGCtcaggtttttttagttattactAGTGCATGTTCTGAGATCTTCTTGCTTACCATCATGGCTTATGACCGTTATATAGCTATCTGCCACCCTCTGCAATATAGTCTCATGCTGAACTGGGATGTATGCAATCAAATGACAGTTACTTCCTGGGTCAGCTCCCTGCTCTATTCATCGCTACAAACGGTCATCACCTTCCAATTAAACTTCTGTGGGCCAAACACAATTGGACAATTTTTTTGTGATATTCCACAATTGCAAAAGATTTCTTGCACAGATATAAAAGTTAATCAAATTTTGATTTTGATATTTGGATTAATTGTGGGTTCCTTTAGCGTGGGGttcattttttcttcttatgGCTACATCATCTCTAATGTGCTGAAGATTCCATCAGTTGAAGGCAGATACAAAGCCTTCTCAACCTGCAGTCCGCACTTGACAGTTTTTTCTTTATTCATGTCTACAGCTTTCTTTTCATATCTGAGGCCAAAATCTCTTTCCTTTCCCATTATAGACTTGCTTTCTGCTGTCGCTTATTCTGTTTTGCCTCCCATTCTGAATCCCATCATTTATTGCCTCCGGAACAAGGACATTCAAGCAGCTGTGTGGAAAATAGCATCAAAAATCAAATGA
- the LOC139154025 gene encoding olfactory receptor 14I1-like: MIMYFLFDGFFDVPEWQNFYALVFFLIYIACVTGNILIIIIVILNIHLHIPMYFFVLNLSIVDLGYITVTIPKVIANSLMKTKIILYSHCAAQMFSFVLFAASEFFLLTVMAYDRYVAICHPLQYETLMDRSRCIQMASCAWMGGILTAILHTGVTFANTFCSNVIYQFFCEIPEILRLSCSDMYLIEIGAIIFSGCLYFVCFVFIVNSYGQIFKAIIRISSVKDRQKAFSTCLPHLIVVSLFFFFGLFAYFRPINRIPSQMDLVAAVAYCVVPPCMNPVIYSMRNKDIKRGLWKLIAWRSFRGKKSLILLLRRWWHSSSDNYLDPLQSGFRTSHKTEIALIMLMDDLWGYSSILVLLDLSVAFDTIDHDFEENEPGPLGYHRPVCLPEESESESEGELETAEPPVVVRMESDEKRKVMDPILDARTHNGSGMETVKSEAGGRGRLTAFYWQSGTVEVTSSQICDVADWWLADLPRPAQFSLQGVVLLVGWLLCYSVLVKIVLAYGH; encoded by the exons ATGATAATGTATTTTCTATTTGATGGTTTCTTTGATGTTCCAGAGTGGCAGAATTTCTATGCTTTGGTattttttctaatttatattGCATGTGTGACGGGAAATATACTCATCATCATCAtagtaattttaaatattcatctTCATATCCCAATGTATTTTTTTGTCCTAAATCTATCAATTGTTGACCTGGGCTATATCACGGTCACCATCCCCAAAGTCATAGCCAATTCCTTAATGAAAACAAAGATAATCCTCTATTCTCATTGTGCTGCCCAAATGTTCTCCTTTGTTCTCTTTGCAGCATCTGAATTCTTTCTACTGACAGTTATGGCCTACGATCGTTATGTTGCTATTTGTCATCCACTTCAATATGAAACTTTAATGGACAGATCCAGATGTATCCAAATGGCAAGCTGCGCCTGGATGGGTGGCATTCTAACAGCAATACTGCACACTGGTGTCACATTTGCAAACACCTTTTGCTCCAATGTGATTTACCAATTCTTTTGTGAAATCCCAGAAATTCTCAGGCTCTCCTGCTCTGATATGTATCTCATTGAAATTGGGGCTATTATTTTCAGTGGCTGTTTATATTTtgtctgttttgttttcattgttaaTTCTTATGGACAGATCTTCAAAGCAATAATAAGAATTTCCTCTGTAAAAGATAGACAGAAGGCCTTCTCTACCTGTTTGCCTCACCTTATTGTGGTTTCTCTGTTCTTCTTTTttggcttatttgcttatttccgGCCAATTAACAGGATTCCATCGCAGATGGATTTAGTGGCTGCTGTAGCCTACTGTGTGGTGCCACCATGCATGAATCCAGTGATATATAGCATGAGGAATAAAGATATAAAGCGAGGACTTTGGAAACTCATTGCCTGGAGAtctttcagggggaaaaaatccctcaTACT gttgttgagaagatggtggcactccagctctgaTAATTATCTAGATCCTTTACAGTCTGGCTTCAGAACCAGTCACAAAACAGAAATTGCTTTGATCATGCTTATGGATGATTTGTGGGGTTATTCCTcaatcctggtgcttcttgacctctcagtggccttcgataccattgaccatg actttgaggagaatgaaccgGGTCCATTGgggtatcataggccagtgtgttTGCCAGAGGAatcagaaagtgagagtgagggagaattagagACTGCAGAGCCCCCAGTTGTAGTAAGAATGGAGTCAGATGAGAAGAGGAAGGTTATGGACCCAATATTAGATGCTAGG ACTCACAATGGAAGTGGGATGGAaactgttaaatcagaagctggaggccgaggaaggttaacagctttttattggcaatcaggaacagttgaagtgaccagctcgcag atatgtgacgtagctgattggtggcttgctGACTTGCCCAGACCTGcacagttcagtttgcagggagttgtcctcctggtcggctggctcctgtgctactccgtcctggtaaagattgtcttggCCTATGGACATTGA